Proteins found in one Oncorhynchus mykiss isolate Arlee chromosome 3, USDA_OmykA_1.1, whole genome shotgun sequence genomic segment:
- the LOC110493157 gene encoding collagen alpha-1(VI) chain: MMQLFLYSSRYYSCERNLTWSVGVLHYSDEVKVMRELTSTKEAQGRAQLKRAIQDIRYIGKGTHTDCAISVATGQLMTGSPLHGNKYMVVVTDGHPLDGYKEPCGGVAHTVSEARAMNINIFSVAITPHHLDNRLGSIATDVQHTHNMSATSEDLQVVRNTISSIVSTMYKDSESVCCSFECKAPLGSQGPAGAGGGAGTPGRQGVAGRPGSLGAKGNAGDQGPQGHRGEKGDRGLTGDRGPRGPSGQKGEKGADGVDGKDGLVGDSGVMGLSGCRGDEGAEGEPGPLGQKGDEGSYGLPGQKGEMGTPGEPGVPGVSGANGAKGEPGPIGGPGNKGDQGDEGDFGPSGAPGTEGVGGERGLRGAPGIRGGQGETGDTGSAGAQGHEGQAGDVGSQGLSGVSGLKGYRGEPGPYGPAGVKGPRGPAGAPGDAGPIGKRGDAGTQGEGQPGYPGFQGYPGLRGPAGLKGIRGFTGLKGDVGLPGDRGDDNDQPGRGGPQGPKGYPGLTGENGSPGPVGNPGADECEILEVIQKLCSCCVCECGPVKLLFVLDSSESVGLQNFTLEKEFIIRIINKITKFSKDKKELGSRVGVVQYSHDGTQELVSMEDPKITTVAQLKSSVRNMRWIAGGTYTGEALDFARQAFGSSQLDRKVAIVLTDGRSDTRRDAKPLSSLCSVPNIRVVGIGIGDIFRRASYAAMLEEITCLGTASPGLYLKITDHVQLLEDSLFNNVTGYICQDKKCPDYTCPANFQEATDIVFMLDGSSSVGQANFYRAREFVENMAARLLSQDRGGLLRLSVMQYSDGQQQRVEVPFTASVEDVLTGLAATLYMDGATDLPAALAFLTSTLQREGRSAVPRKVVVFTDGRSVASARAAIPRAAAAALAENTQLLAVTVGEGFDEAGVCQLVTGQANGFDYRVVDSRVHRVALYSDLARRVVMQSLARKLSKAL, from the exons ATGATGCAG CTCTTCCTGTACTCATCTAGATACTACAGCTGTGAGCGTAACCTGACGTGGAGTGTGGGAGTGCTGCACTACAGTGATGAGGTAAAGGTGATGAGGGAGTTGACCAGCACCAAGGAGGCCCAAGGAAGAGCTCAGCTGAAGAGAGCTATACAGGACATTCGCTACATCGGCAAGGGAACCCACACCGACTGTGCCATCTCCGTAGCAACAGGGCAGCTGATGACAGG ctctcctctccatGGCAACAAGTACATGGTGGTGGTGACAGATGGCCACCCGCTAGACGGCTATAAGGAGCCGTGTGGCGGGGTGGCACACACCGTGTCTGAGGCCAGAGCCATGAACATTAACATCTTCAGCGTGGCTATCACTCCACATCACCTG gacaACAGACTTGGTTCCATAGCAACAGATGTacaacacacccataacatgtcTGCTACTAGTGAGGACCTGCAGGTTGTTAGGAACACCATCAGCTCCATAGTGTCTACCATG TACAAGGATTCTGAATCTGTG TGCTGTTCGTTCGAGTGCAAG GCTCCCCTGGGATCTCAAGGCCCTGCTGGTGCAGGAGGGGGCGCG GGAACTCCAGGACGTCAGGGGGTTGCCGGGAGACCGGGAAGTTTGGGAGCAAAG GGGAATGCAGGTGACCAGGGGCcccaaggacacagaggagagaag GGTGACCGTGGTCTTACTGGTGACAGA GGTCCGAGAGGACCATCTGGACAAAAG GGTGAGAAAGGAGCGGATGGAGTGGACGGGAAGGATGGCCTTGTG gggGACTCTGGGGTTATGGGCCTGTCTGGTTGTAGAGGAGACGAGGGGGCAGAG GGGGAGCCAGGTCCTCTGGGGCAGAAAGGAGATGAAGGATCTTATGGATTACCTGGACAAAAG ggagagatgggaacaCCTGGGGAGCCAGGGGTTCCTGGAGTGTCTGGAGCCAACGGAGCCAAG GGGGAGCCTGGACCAATCGGAGGACCTGGAAATAAGGGTGACCAAGGAGACGAA GGGGACTTTGGACCGTCTGGAGCGCCAGgcacagag ggtgtagggggagagaggggactaAGAGGTGCTCCAGGAATAAGAGGTGGTCAAGGGGAGACGGGTGACACAGGCTCTGCTGGAGCACAGGGTCATGAAGGTCAGGCTGGAGACGTGGGTTCACAG GGTCTGAGTGGAGTGTCTGGGCTCAAAGGGTACAGAGGAGAGCCGGGACCTTACGGGCCTGCG GGTGTTAAGGGCCCCAGGGGGCCTGCAGGAGCACCAGGAGATGCAGGGCCCATTGGGAAAAGG GGTGATGCTGGAACACAGGGAGAAGGCCAACCTGGATATCCAGGGTTCCAG GGATACCCTGGTCTGAGAGGACCTGCAGGTttaaag ggcATCAGGGGATTCACAGGGCTGAAGGGTGATGTCGGCCTGCCAGGTGATCGCGGTGATGAT AACGACCAGCCAGGTCGGGGAGGACCCCAGGGGCCAAAAGGATACCCTGGTCTCACAGGAGAGAAT GGATCACCAGGCCCAGTGGGCAATCCTGGGGCAGAC GAATGTGAGATCCTGGAGGTCATTCAGAAACTCTGCT CATGCTGTG tgtgtgagtgtggtcCGGTGAAGCTACTCTTTGTACTGGACAGTTCAGAGAGTGTTGGGCTGCAGAACTTCACCCTGGAAAAAGAGTTTATAATTCGAATCATCAACAAGATTACCAAGTTCAGCAAAGACAAG AAGGAGCTAGGATCACGAGTGGGTGTAGTTCAGTACAGCCATGACGGCACCCAGGAGCTGGTATCTATGGAGGACCCCAAGATCACCACAGTAGCACAGCTCAAAAG CTCGGTGAGAAACATGCGCTGGATTGCCGGTGGTACGTACACGGGAGAGGCGCTGGATTTCGCCCGGCAGGCATTCGGCAGCTCCCAGCTGGACCGAAAGGTGGCCATAGTCTTGACAGACGGACGGTCGGACACCCGCCGGGACGCCAAACCGCTGTCCTCCCTCTGCTCTGTGCCCAATATAAGG GTGGTGGGCATTGGCATAGGTGACATCTTCAGACGGGCGTCCTACGCTGCCATGCTGGAGGAGATCACCTGTCTGGGCACAGCCTCACCTGGACTCTACCTGAAGATTACAGACCACGTGCAACTGCTGGAGGACTCCTTGTTCAACAATGTTACTGGCTATATCTGCCAAG ATAAGAAATGTCCTGATTACACCTGTCCAG CCAACTTCCAGGAAGCTACAGACATAGTCTTCATGTTGGACGGCTCCTCCAGTGTGGGCCAGGCCAACTTCTACAGAGCCAGAGAGTTTGTTGAGAACATGGCCGCCAGGCTGCTGTCACAGGACCGGGGAGGGCTGCTCCGCCTGTCCGTCATGCAGTACAGCGATGGGCAGCAGCAGAGAGTGGAGGTGCCCTTCACTGCTAGTGTTGAGGATGTGCTAACGGGGCTAGCAGCTACGCTCTACATGGACGGGGCCACCGACTTACCGGCTGCCCTGGCCTTCCTGACCTCCACCCTCCAGAGGGAGGGCCGCTCTGCTGTCCCCAGGAAAGTGGTGGTATTCACAGACGGCAGGTCTGTGGCCTCTGCCCGGGCTGCTATCCCCAGAGCCGCCGCCGCCGCTCTGGCAGAGAACACACAGCTGCTGGCCGTCACTGTGGGCGAGGGCTTTGACGAGGCGGGCGTGTGCCAGCTGGTGACGGGACAGGCGAACGGGTTTGATTACCGCGTCGTGGATAGTCGTGTCCACCGAGTGGCGCTGTACAGTGACCTGGCCAGACGGGTGGTCATGCAGAGCCTGGCTAGAAAGCTCTCTAAAGCTCTCTGA